The Nitrospira sp. genome contains a region encoding:
- a CDS encoding ATP-binding cassette domain-containing protein: MNDPADSPPILDIQHATVYRGETCVFSDFSFALQTGEHAAILGPNGAGKSTLLKLLLGEVHAMPKDETRVVLFGEERWNVWDVRKRIGIVSHDLQRDYLICAEGLNVLLSGFYASNDTYEYQEFGEAHVARAHELMQELGIAHLAGRRFGHLSTGEQRRFLLGRALVHDPSVLVLDEPTSGLDLKACFQYLDLLRALIAQGKTVLLVTHHLHEIPPDIDRVVFLKEGRILADGHKSTLLTDDRVSGLFESRMTLVQANGWYQALPG; encoded by the coding sequence ATCAACGATCCAGCCGATTCTCCTCCAATTCTGGATATCCAACATGCCACGGTCTATCGAGGCGAGACCTGCGTGTTTTCAGATTTCTCCTTTGCGCTGCAAACTGGCGAGCATGCTGCCATTTTGGGACCCAATGGAGCGGGGAAATCGACGTTGCTCAAGTTGTTATTGGGCGAAGTGCATGCCATGCCGAAAGACGAAACACGTGTGGTGCTGTTCGGTGAGGAGCGATGGAACGTGTGGGATGTGCGGAAACGAATCGGCATTGTGTCGCATGATCTTCAACGAGACTATTTGATCTGTGCCGAGGGATTGAACGTCCTCCTCTCCGGCTTCTATGCAAGCAACGATACCTATGAGTATCAAGAGTTCGGCGAAGCACATGTCGCGAGGGCACATGAACTGATGCAGGAGTTGGGCATTGCGCACTTGGCCGGACGACGGTTCGGCCATCTGTCCACCGGTGAGCAAAGGCGGTTTCTGCTCGGGAGGGCGCTGGTGCATGATCCGTCGGTGTTGGTGTTGGACGAGCCGACGAGCGGCCTCGATCTCAAGGCCTGCTTTCAATATCTTGATCTGCTGCGCGCGCTCATCGCACAAGGCAAGACCGTTCTGCTCGTGACTCACCATCTGCATGAAATTCCCCCCGATATTGATCGCGTGGTTTTCCTGAAGGAAGGGAGAATTCTCGCGGACGGTCACAAATCCACATTACTCACGGATGATCGAGTCAGCGGGCTCTTCGAGAGCAGGATGACTCTCGTCCAGGCCAACGGGTGGTATCAGGCCTTGCCGGGATGA
- the guaA gene encoding glutamine-hydrolyzing GMP synthase, with product MELWHNRILVLDFGSQYTQLIARRIREAQVYSQILPCTVSLATILAYRPQGIVLSGGPSSVYEKKAPLVPKELLDQNIPILGICYGMQLVTHLSGGDVAKSTHREYGRADLTIDDADDLFLGVGTEKQTAVWMSHGDRIERMPPGFRSIAHTSNSPVAAMKRKDHKRRIYCLQFHPEVAHTPEGTRILRNFVYEICGCKPTWTMQSYVETAVKQIREQVGKEQVICALSGGVDSSVAAALTHRAIGDQLTCIFVDNGVLRAGERDQVQKTFASQLHLNLRILDGTKQFLAGLKSVTDPERKRKIIGRQFIKHFEAESKKLKGVRYLVQGTLYPDVIESISFKGPSATIKTHHNVGGLPARMKLKLIEPLRELFKDEVRVLGKELGLPDDIIWRQPFPGPGLAIRVLGAVTTERLAVLRAAEAIVDQEIRSAGLYREIWQAFAVLLPIRTVGVMGDQRTYENVIAIRAVTSVDGMTADWARIPNDVLGRMSSRIINEVKGVNRVVYDISSKPPSTIEWE from the coding sequence ATGGAACTTTGGCACAATAGAATTCTGGTCCTCGACTTTGGGTCGCAGTACACTCAACTGATCGCTCGCCGCATTCGCGAAGCCCAAGTCTACTCGCAAATCCTTCCCTGCACGGTTTCCTTGGCGACGATTCTTGCGTATCGTCCGCAGGGCATCGTTCTATCCGGCGGACCATCCAGCGTCTACGAAAAAAAGGCGCCGCTCGTGCCCAAGGAACTTCTCGATCAGAACATTCCGATCCTCGGTATTTGCTATGGCATGCAGCTGGTGACGCATCTCTCCGGTGGGGACGTCGCCAAGTCGACACATCGAGAGTATGGCCGAGCGGATCTCACGATCGACGACGCGGATGATCTGTTTCTAGGAGTGGGAACCGAGAAGCAGACAGCCGTGTGGATGTCTCATGGTGATCGCATCGAACGGATGCCGCCTGGGTTCCGATCGATCGCGCACACGAGCAATTCGCCCGTCGCGGCAATGAAGCGAAAGGATCACAAGCGGAGAATCTATTGCCTGCAATTCCACCCCGAAGTGGCTCACACGCCGGAGGGCACGCGAATCCTGCGTAACTTCGTGTACGAGATTTGCGGCTGCAAGCCGACCTGGACCATGCAGTCCTATGTCGAGACGGCGGTGAAGCAGATACGAGAGCAGGTCGGCAAGGAACAGGTCATCTGTGCACTGAGCGGAGGCGTCGATTCATCGGTCGCGGCGGCGCTGACCCATCGGGCCATCGGTGATCAGTTGACGTGCATTTTTGTTGATAACGGTGTCCTGCGGGCCGGTGAGCGTGATCAAGTGCAGAAAACCTTCGCCTCGCAGCTCCATCTGAATCTCAGAATTCTTGACGGAACCAAGCAATTCCTCGCGGGTCTGAAAAGTGTGACAGATCCGGAGCGAAAGCGAAAAATCATCGGCCGGCAGTTCATCAAGCATTTTGAGGCTGAGTCGAAAAAATTGAAAGGTGTCAGGTATCTCGTCCAGGGTACGCTCTATCCGGACGTCATCGAGAGCATCAGCTTCAAGGGGCCTTCGGCGACCATCAAGACGCATCACAACGTCGGCGGATTACCCGCGCGCATGAAACTGAAGCTCATCGAACCGCTCCGCGAACTATTCAAGGACGAAGTGCGGGTGCTGGGGAAAGAATTGGGATTGCCGGACGACATCATCTGGCGGCAACCGTTCCCGGGCCCCGGCTTGGCGATCCGCGTGCTGGGGGCCGTGACGACGGAGCGGTTGGCGGTTCTGCGGGCGGCGGAAGCGATCGTCGATCAGGAAATACGGAGTGCCGGTCTCTATCGGGAGATCTGGCAGGCGTTTGCCGTGCTGTTGCCGATTCGAACGGTCGGGGTGATGGGCGACCAGCGAACCTATGAAAACGTGATCGCGATACGCGCCGTCACCAGCGTGGATGGTATGACGGCCGACTGGGCGAGGATTCCGAACGACGTGCTCGGCCGGATGTCGAGTCGAATCATCAACGAAGTCAAAGGCGTGAATCGGGTCGTGTACGACATCAGCTCGAAACCGCCGAGTACGATTGAATGGGAATAG
- the aspS gene encoding aspartate--tRNA ligase, translated as MKNRTHRCGELNKKQVGQIVVLNGWVQRRRDHGMVIFIDLRDRTGLTQVVFNAERNLKVHQAAHSLRSECVVSVTGQVMARPDESKNPNLSTGEIEVFVDEVEILNEAKTPPFLIEDEAEVTEAIRLKYRYLDLRRPRMQGLLSLRHRIMQATRGFLNAEAFLEIETPILTKSTPEGARDYLVPSRVNPGQFFALPQSPQLFKQVLMVSGVDRYYQIARCFRDEDLRNDRQPEFTQIDLEMSFVDRLDVMSLMEQMIVTVFREAGGVQLPTPFPRMTYAEAIGRYGSDKPDLRFDMPLHDVTAFGASSEFKVFKDAATKGGIVKALIVKGGAALSRTRIDALGETAKSFGAKGLAWLKLTAEGQLESVIAKFLDAKAFTAALPDAKPGDLVLFGADKPVVVHDVLGRIRLLLGEELNAIDKTAWKPLWVTEFPLLDYSPEEKRYVFMHNPFAAPMDEDLKLLDSEPLKVRAKAYDMVLNGSEIGGGSIRNHRSEVQLRILDLLGISKEQAQAKFGFLLEALDFGAPPHGGIAFGLDRLVMLLGHADSIRAVIAFPKTQKAQCPLTDAPSAVGPEQLKELRIKLDLVE; from the coding sequence ATGAAGAATCGCACACACCGTTGCGGCGAGTTGAACAAGAAACAGGTTGGCCAGATTGTCGTCCTGAACGGTTGGGTTCAGCGGCGGCGAGACCACGGCATGGTCATCTTTATCGACCTTCGCGACCGGACAGGTCTTACACAGGTCGTGTTCAACGCCGAACGAAATCTCAAGGTTCATCAGGCTGCGCACTCACTCCGCAGCGAGTGTGTCGTGTCGGTCACCGGCCAAGTCATGGCGCGGCCGGATGAGTCGAAGAATCCCAATCTCTCGACAGGCGAGATCGAAGTGTTCGTCGATGAGGTGGAGATTCTGAATGAAGCGAAGACTCCGCCGTTCTTGATTGAAGACGAGGCAGAAGTAACGGAAGCCATCCGCCTGAAGTATCGTTACCTGGATCTTCGCCGCCCGAGAATGCAGGGGCTCCTGAGCCTGCGCCATCGGATCATGCAGGCGACGAGGGGCTTCTTGAATGCCGAAGCGTTCCTGGAGATTGAGACCCCGATCCTGACGAAAAGCACGCCGGAGGGCGCCAGAGATTACCTGGTGCCGAGCCGGGTCAATCCCGGACAGTTCTTTGCTTTGCCGCAATCGCCGCAACTGTTCAAACAAGTCCTGATGGTCAGTGGGGTCGATCGCTATTATCAGATCGCGCGCTGCTTCCGCGATGAAGATCTCCGCAACGACCGGCAGCCGGAATTCACCCAGATCGACCTGGAAATGTCGTTCGTGGATCGGTTGGATGTCATGAGTTTGATGGAGCAGATGATCGTGACCGTGTTTCGTGAAGCGGGCGGCGTGCAGTTGCCGACACCCTTTCCGCGGATGACCTATGCGGAAGCCATTGGCCGCTACGGGTCAGATAAACCGGATCTCCGGTTCGACATGCCGCTCCACGATGTGACGGCGTTTGGCGCGTCGAGCGAGTTTAAAGTCTTCAAAGATGCGGCGACCAAGGGCGGGATCGTCAAAGCGTTGATCGTGAAAGGCGGAGCGGCGCTTTCGCGCACACGAATCGATGCGCTGGGCGAAACGGCGAAGAGCTTTGGCGCCAAGGGTTTGGCCTGGCTCAAGCTTACTGCCGAAGGTCAGCTCGAATCAGTCATTGCAAAATTCCTGGATGCGAAGGCCTTTACCGCCGCATTGCCCGATGCCAAACCCGGCGATCTCGTATTGTTCGGTGCCGATAAGCCGGTGGTCGTGCACGACGTGCTGGGTCGTATCCGTTTGCTGTTGGGGGAAGAACTCAATGCGATCGACAAGACCGCCTGGAAGCCGCTATGGGTCACCGAATTCCCACTGTTGGATTACTCGCCGGAGGAAAAGCGCTATGTCTTCATGCACAATCCCTTCGCTGCGCCGATGGACGAAGACTTGAAGCTGTTGGACTCGGAGCCGTTGAAAGTCAGGGCCAAGGCCTATGACATGGTGCTCAACGGAAGTGAAATCGGAGGCGGCAGTATCCGCAACCACCGAAGCGAGGTGCAGCTGCGAATTCTCGATCTCTTAGGCATCAGCAAGGAGCAAGCGCAGGCTAAATTCGGATTCCTGCTGGAAGCGCTCGACTTCGGCGCGCCGCCCCATGGCGGGATCGCCTTCGGATTGGATCGATTGGTTATGCTGCTCGGCCATGCCGATTCGATCCGCGCTGTCATCGCGTTCCCCAAGACCCAGAAAGCGCAATGTCCGCTGACCGATGCGCCGTCTGCCGTCGGCCCAGAGCAATTGAAGGAGCTGCGCATTAAGCTGGATCTCGTGGAGTAG
- the aroC gene encoding chorismate synthase, whose amino-acid sequence MAGNTFGRIFTVTSFGESHGPAIGCVVDGCPPGLALSPEDIQKDLDRRKPGTSRHVTQRQESDRVEILSGVFEGQTTGAPIALLIRNEDARSRDYGNLIDTFRPGHADYTYWQKYGIRDYRGGGRASARETAVRVAAAAIARKWLNEKYGVVIRGYLSQLGPHELPFKDWNVVGQNPFFSADPDVVPTLESFMDELRKAGDSVGARITTIAEHVPVGWGAPVYAKLDADLAAAMMGINAVKAVEIGAGFASVSQRGSEHGDELTPEGFVTNHAGGILGGISTGQDIVVTIGIKPTSSIRIPRRSIDKHGNPVTVETNGRHDPCVGIRATPIAEAMMALVLMDHALLHRAQNADVTTKTPKIAGSLKKSPVSTNKTPAAKINSDPAEA is encoded by the coding sequence ATGGCTGGCAATACGTTTGGCCGTATCTTCACCGTCACTTCCTTCGGAGAGAGCCACGGACCGGCGATCGGGTGCGTGGTTGATGGCTGCCCGCCTGGTCTCGCGCTTTCCCCGGAAGATATTCAGAAGGATCTTGACCGCCGGAAGCCCGGTACCTCCCGGCATGTGACCCAGCGCCAGGAATCGGATCGCGTGGAGATCCTGTCCGGAGTGTTTGAAGGCCAAACCACCGGAGCTCCCATTGCGCTGCTCATTCGCAATGAGGACGCGCGAAGCCGCGATTATGGGAATCTGATCGATACCTTCCGTCCCGGGCATGCGGACTACACCTACTGGCAGAAATACGGCATTCGCGATTACCGAGGAGGAGGACGAGCGTCGGCCCGAGAGACAGCCGTTCGCGTCGCCGCGGCTGCGATTGCCAGGAAGTGGCTCAACGAAAAGTATGGTGTCGTGATTCGGGGATATCTGAGCCAGTTGGGGCCTCATGAATTGCCGTTTAAAGATTGGAACGTCGTGGGACAGAATCCGTTTTTCTCCGCCGATCCGGATGTGGTGCCCACGCTGGAATCGTTCATGGATGAGCTGCGGAAGGCGGGTGATTCAGTAGGGGCACGGATCACGACCATAGCTGAGCATGTGCCGGTCGGATGGGGCGCGCCGGTCTACGCGAAATTGGATGCCGATTTAGCTGCAGCGATGATGGGCATCAATGCAGTCAAGGCAGTTGAGATCGGGGCAGGCTTTGCTTCGGTTTCCCAACGTGGGTCTGAACATGGCGACGAACTCACGCCGGAGGGATTCGTGACGAATCATGCCGGTGGCATTCTGGGTGGCATCTCAACCGGGCAGGATATTGTCGTGACGATCGGGATCAAGCCGACGTCGAGCATCCGTATCCCGCGCCGGTCGATCGATAAGCACGGGAATCCGGTGACGGTCGAGACCAACGGCCGCCATGATCCTTGTGTCGGCATTCGCGCGACGCCGATTGCCGAAGCCATGATGGCTCTCGTCCTGATGGATCATGCGCTGCTGCATCGCGCCCAAAATGCCGATGTGACGACGAAGACCCCCAAGATCGCAGGCTCATTGAAGAAATCCCCTGTTTCCACGAACAAGACTCCAGCTGCGAAAATCAACTCCGATCCCGCCGAAGCATAG
- a CDS encoding FUN14 domain-containing protein, protein MSDAASKSQGGLFAKALAAILANPPWAAKSFLAAGATTVAGFGAWLSDMMSPALARGGACFIGGFLVGWALRKTLMIGLLITGSLLALIATLKTTGWIHVEWSLLEADVTRSLAWAQGKAESLKEVLTGYLPSVGAGGVGALFGFRKK, encoded by the coding sequence ATGAGCGACGCAGCGAGTAAATCGCAGGGAGGTCTCTTCGCTAAGGCGCTTGCAGCGATCCTGGCCAATCCTCCCTGGGCCGCCAAATCATTTCTTGCCGCCGGCGCAACGACTGTCGCCGGATTCGGCGCGTGGTTGAGCGACATGATGTCGCCGGCCCTCGCGCGTGGAGGGGCCTGCTTCATCGGAGGATTTTTGGTCGGGTGGGCACTTCGAAAAACCCTGATGATCGGGCTGTTGATCACCGGTTCCTTGCTGGCGCTCATCGCTACCCTCAAGACGACCGGCTGGATTCACGTGGAGTGGAGCTTGCTCGAAGCGGATGTCACCCGTAGTCTCGCCTGGGCGCAAGGAAAAGCCGAGAGTCTGAAAGAAGTCTTGACCGGTTACCTGCCCTCAGTCGGCGCCGGCGGGGTTGGAGCCCTGTTTGGGTTTCGAAAGAAATAG
- the guaB gene encoding IMP dehydrogenase, which yields MLDKEPRQGLTYDDVVLVPAKSQILPSEVDTSTFVSRNIRINIPLLSAAMDTVTEARLAIAMAREGGIGIIHRVLSPVDQAVEVDKVKKSESGMILDPVTISPDETIRDAHQLMAKYRISGIPVTKGRKLVGILTNRDLRFETRMDLKVAQVMKRDRLITAPEGTSLEKAREILHEHRIEKLPVVNKQFELKGLITIKDIEKRIKYPNACKDSHGRLRVGAAVGVGQDTEERVTLLKKSGVDLVVIDTAHGHSQAVLDTAKMIKKLYPALELVVGNIGTAEAAKDLLKVGVDAVKVGVGPGSICTTRIVSGAGMPQLTAIADCAKALSGSGVPIIADGGIKFSGDITKALAAGASSVMLGGLFAGTEESPGETVLYQARTYKVYRGMGSIGAMERGGGDRYGQSGRAPQKLVPEGIEGRVPYKGPLAAVVYQLVGGVRSGMGYCGCKTIADLQQNATFIRQSVAGLRESHVHDVIITKEAPNYRMDWE from the coding sequence ATGCTTGACAAAGAACCGAGACAGGGCCTCACCTATGACGACGTGGTCCTCGTGCCTGCCAAGTCACAGATCTTACCTAGTGAAGTCGATACCAGTACTTTCGTGTCGCGCAACATCCGGATCAATATCCCGCTCCTCAGTGCCGCCATGGACACGGTGACGGAGGCGCGACTGGCGATCGCGATGGCGCGTGAAGGGGGGATCGGCATTATTCATCGGGTCCTATCGCCGGTGGATCAGGCGGTCGAGGTGGATAAAGTCAAAAAGTCAGAAAGCGGTATGATCCTGGATCCTGTGACGATCTCCCCCGACGAGACGATTCGTGACGCCCACCAATTGATGGCGAAATATCGGATCTCCGGCATCCCCGTCACGAAGGGACGCAAGCTGGTCGGGATTCTCACCAACCGCGATCTGAGATTTGAAACCCGCATGGACTTGAAAGTGGCGCAGGTGATGAAGCGGGACCGGTTGATCACGGCTCCTGAAGGAACCAGCCTGGAGAAGGCGAGAGAGATTCTTCATGAACATCGGATTGAAAAGTTGCCCGTTGTAAACAAGCAATTTGAACTGAAGGGTCTCATTACGATCAAGGATATCGAAAAGCGCATTAAATATCCCAACGCGTGTAAGGACAGCCATGGCAGATTACGGGTCGGGGCGGCGGTCGGTGTCGGGCAGGATACCGAGGAGCGCGTGACCCTCCTGAAGAAATCAGGCGTGGATCTCGTGGTGATCGATACGGCACACGGTCATTCGCAAGCGGTGCTGGATACCGCGAAGATGATCAAGAAACTGTATCCGGCTCTCGAACTTGTTGTGGGAAACATTGGAACCGCAGAGGCGGCCAAAGACCTCCTCAAAGTCGGTGTCGATGCCGTGAAGGTCGGGGTCGGACCGGGATCGATCTGCACCACGCGGATTGTGTCGGGCGCCGGGATGCCGCAGCTGACTGCCATCGCGGATTGCGCCAAGGCGTTGAGCGGAAGCGGGGTGCCGATCATTGCCGATGGGGGCATCAAGTTTTCCGGTGATATCACGAAGGCGCTGGCTGCGGGCGCCTCGTCCGTCATGCTCGGCGGTCTGTTTGCCGGAACGGAGGAATCCCCGGGCGAGACGGTGCTCTATCAAGCCAGAACCTATAAGGTCTATCGCGGCATGGGTTCCATCGGGGCGATGGAGCGAGGAGGCGGAGATCGGTACGGGCAGAGTGGGCGCGCGCCGCAGAAGTTGGTCCCCGAAGGAATTGAAGGCCGTGTTCCTTATAAAGGTCCGCTGGCGGCAGTTGTCTACCAGCTGGTCGGCGGCGTTAGGTCGGGGATGGGCTATTGCGGCTGTAAAACGATTGCCGACCTGCAGCAGAATGCGACGTTCATCAGGCAGTCTGTGGCCGGCCTGCGCGAGAGCCATGTGCACGACGTCATTATCACGAAAGAGGCACCGAACTACCGGATGGATTGGGAATAG
- a CDS encoding rRNA pseudouridine synthase: MEVRLQKLIAGTGLSSRRKAELLIAAGRVSVNGKVVTELGTKVDPARDHVKVDGKHLTSAQPFVYLILHKPKNVMSTLDDPGGRTTVKDFLRGVYVRVFPVGRLDFDSEGLMLLTNNGDLAQALLHPRYHVPKTYLIKVKKILTDEQIKKLERGIRLEDGMTGPAYVKKVKKAEHNSWLEITIREGRKHQIKRMLEAVGHPVLKLMRVRMGPLSLGDLAPGEFRFLTDREANALRELVEERREAVERGEEQGFRSKRPARQAGWAKPDKTKKLSAKKVQAV; this comes from the coding sequence ATGGAAGTCAGACTGCAAAAACTCATCGCCGGGACCGGGCTTTCGTCGCGCCGAAAGGCGGAACTGTTGATTGCTGCCGGCCGGGTGTCGGTGAACGGGAAGGTCGTCACTGAACTCGGGACAAAGGTCGATCCAGCGCGTGATCACGTGAAGGTGGATGGGAAGCATCTGACTTCGGCGCAGCCGTTCGTGTATCTGATTCTGCATAAACCCAAGAATGTGATGTCCACGCTGGACGATCCGGGTGGACGGACGACGGTGAAAGATTTCTTGCGGGGTGTGTACGTTCGGGTGTTTCCGGTCGGACGGCTCGATTTCGATAGTGAAGGATTGATGCTCCTGACGAACAACGGCGACCTGGCCCAGGCGTTGCTGCATCCTCGGTACCATGTGCCTAAGACCTACTTGATTAAGGTCAAAAAGATTTTAACGGATGAACAGATCAAGAAGTTGGAACGAGGGATCCGCCTTGAAGATGGGATGACCGGTCCGGCGTACGTAAAGAAGGTAAAGAAGGCTGAGCACAACTCGTGGTTGGAAATCACCATACGCGAGGGGCGCAAGCATCAGATCAAACGCATGCTGGAGGCTGTCGGGCACCCGGTGCTCAAGTTGATGCGGGTTCGGATGGGGCCGCTCTCTCTGGGGGATCTCGCGCCGGGAGAGTTCAGGTTCTTGACTGATCGTGAAGCAAATGCCTTGCGGGAACTGGTTGAAGAGCGACGAGAGGCTGTTGAACGGGGAGAGGAGCAGGGGTTCAGATCGAAACGACCGGCGAGACAGGCTGGATGGGCCAAGCCGGACAAAACGAAGAAGTTGTCAGCGAAGAAGGTGCAAGCTGTATGA